Proteins encoded in a region of the Zea mays cultivar B73 chromosome 2, Zm-B73-REFERENCE-NAM-5.0, whole genome shotgun sequence genome:
- the LOC103647664 gene encoding protein argonaute 18, with translation MASHQRGGGRVGGGGWGQANPNVIQGQAGRGYGGGRGGQYYGDDSRGRGGQYYGDDSGGRGGGRGGGRGFDGRDGGGYQEGRGGGRGGGGYQEGRGGGRGGGRYQEGRGGGRGGGGYYYEGRGGDRGGGGYYGGHGGGYQEGRGGGRGGRGYQGQGGSDYGRERGHGGLQTPRPALRQAGPPLADRYAADAAALRDKFKTMDIHRDEPMFPARPGFGAVGTPCVVKANHFFVGLVEKGLHHYDVAISPETTLRGIYRQVMSKLVSENRQTELGGRLPAYDGQKSLFTAGELPFKTKEFVVTLSGRMERRYKVVIKHATAVSLDQLLMLMAGYPTDIPAQALQVLDIVLRDIVLNERNTMEYVAVGRSFFSPLIDSMGPKNLGLGVEGWKGFYQTIRPTQKGLSVIIDISSSAFIRPLPLIDFVMEILNKDNRTFRSITSMDLVKLKKALKGMRIEVTHRGDIRRKYRIASLTNSPPSSQFFESSAGVQKSVADYFREAYHLEMHYDFLPCLQVGSDQRPNYLPMEVCKIVAGQQYRKKLEGQQVSKLMDSTCQRPSLREDNICQIVEQNDYNKTERASEFGMEVDYRPTSVQARVLPAPTLKYRGTGSDSLCCPKDGQWNMIKKQVVDGARVGNWACVNFCQELRADGVGKFCSDLVKWSRTTGVDMDNLRLPIYTARPEQAETDLRRLYQDARNKLRGQKFDLLLAILPEKNGSLYGNFKRICETEIGIMSQCCLDKNVRSAGPAYFANVAIKINAKFGGRNLEFANPKESLPGVTIEPTIIFGADVTHPAALDDTAPSIASVVASQDWPKVANYNGIVRAQGHRKELINGLEDIVKELLLAFEERSKRRPKQLIFYRDGVSEGQFKQVLEQEIPEIEKAWKALYNEKPKITFLVVQKRHHTRLFPNNPNDRQWADKSGNILPGTVVDKDICHPTEFDFFLCSHAGIKGTSRPAHYHVLRDDNNFTADALQSLTYNLCFLYSSCTRSVSIAPPAYYAHKLAFRARFYVNQDSDAATSVGSYGSSAPSAAAAAAGPKPLPEIKGELRRLMFYC, from the exons ATGGCGAGCCATCAGCGCGGAGGAGGTCGggttggcggcggcggctggggtcAGGCGAACCCCAACGTTATTCAGGGCCAGGCGGGGCGGGGCTACGGCGGCGGTCGAGGTGGTCAGTACTACGGCGACGACAGCCGCGGTCGAGGTGGTCAGTACTACGGCGACGACAGCGGCGGACgtggcggcggcaggggcggtgGTCGTGGCTTCGACGGCCGCGACGGCGGCGGATACCAGGAAGGTCGTGGCGggggccgcggcggcggcggataCCAGGAAGGGCGTGGCGGGGGCCGCGGCGGCGGCAGATACCAGGAAGGACGTGGTGGTGGCCGGGGTGGCGGCGGCTACTACTATGAAGGACGTGGCGGGGACCGTGGTGGCGGCGGCTACTATGGAGGACATGGTGGGGGCTACCAGGAAGGCCGTGGCGGGGGCCGAGGTGGTCGCGGCTACCAGGGACAGGGAGGCAGCGACTACGGCCGCGAGCGCGGGCATGGCGGCCTACAAACCCCACGTCCTGCTCTGCGCCAAGCCGGTCCGCCCCTCGCGGACCGCTACGCGGCCGACGCAGCCGCGTTGAGGGACAAGTTCAAGACGATGGACATTCACCGCGACGAGCCCATGTTTCCAGCGCGCCCGGGCTTCGGCGCCGTGGGGACGCCGTGCGTCGTCAAGGCCAACCACTTCTTTGTCGGCCTCGTCGAAAAGGGCCTGCACCACTACGAC GTGGCCATCTCACCAGAGACGACGCTAAGGGGCATATACAGGCAAGTCATGTCGAAGCTGGTTTCCGAGAACCGGCAGACCGAGCTTGGCGGCCGCCTGCCTGCATACGACGGGCAGAAGTCACTGTTCACCGCCGGAGAGCTGCCCTTCAAGACCAAGGAATTCGTTGTCACCTTGTCTGGCAGGATGGAAAGGAGGTACAAGGTGGTGATCAAGCATGCCACGGCGGTCAGCCTCGACCAGCTGTTGATGCTCATGGCAGGGTACCCAACGGACATCCCGGCGCAGGCGCTGCAGGTGCTTGACATTGTGCTGCGTGACATTGTGCTCAACGAACGCAACACCATGGA GTACGTTGCAGTTGGCCGGTCCTTCTTCTCACCACTCATAGACTCAATGGGACCCAAGAACCTTGGCTTGGGTGTGGAGGGATGGAAGGGTTTCTATCAGACCATCAGGCCGACACAAAAAGGCTTATCTGTGATCATAG ACATTTCTTCATCAGCTTTCATTCGACCCCTGCCACTGATTGACTTTGTTATGGAGATTCTGAACAAAGATAACAGGACCTTTAGAAGTATTACTTCCATGGATCTTGTCAAG CTCAAGAAAGCCCTCAAGGGTATGAGGATTGAAGTCACACACCGAGGAGACATACGCCGGAAGTACCGAATTGCCAGCTTGACAAACAGTCCTCCATCTTCACAGTT CTTTGAATCATCTGCTGGAGTTCAGAAGTCCGTAGCAGATTACTTCAGAGAGGCATACCATCTGGAAATGCACTATGATTTTCTCCCATGCCTCCAAGTTGGCAGTGATCAGAGGCCGAATTACCTCCCTATGGAG GTTTGCAAGATAGTAGCTGGACAGCAATAccggaagaagttggaaggccaACAGGTCTCTAAACTAATGGACTCCACCTGCCAGCGCCCATCTCTCCGCGAGGACAACATTTGTCAG ATTGTTGAGCAAAATGACTACAATAAAACTGAGCGTGCAAGTGAATTTGGCATGGAGGTTGATTATCGTCCTACTTCAGTGCAGGCTAGAGTTCTGCCAGCTCCCACT CTGAAGTACCGTGGCACTGGATCTGACAGTTTGTGTTGTCCAAAGGATGGTCAGTGGAACATGATAAAAAAG CAAGTAGTAGATGGTGCAAGGGTGGGCAACTGGGCCTGCGTTAACTTTTGTCAAGAGTTGCGTGCAGATGGTGTTGGTAAATTTTGCTCTGATCTGGTCAAGTGGTCTCGCACTACTGGAGTG GACATGGATAACTTGAGACTTCCAATATATACCGCTCGTCCTGAACAAGCTGAAACTGATCTTCGTAGGCTCTATCAGGATGCTCGGAACAAGCTAAGAGGGCAAAAGTTTGATCTTTTGCTTGCTATACTGCCAGAGAAAAATGGCAGCTTATATG GTAATTTCAAAAGGATCTGCGAGACAGAGATTGGTATCATGTCGCAGTGTTGTTTGGATAAAAATGTTAGAAGTGCAGGCCCTGCATATTTTGCTAATGTTGCTATTAAGATCAATGCCAAG TTTGGAGGAAGAAACTTAGAATTTGCTAATCCCAAAGAAAGCTTACCGGGTGTTACAATTGAACCAACAATTATATTTGGTGCTGATGTCACTCACCCTGCCGCTCTAGATGATACCGCCCCTTCCATTGCTTCT GTTGTTGCCTCCCAAGACTGGCCCAAGGTGGCTAACTATAATGGGATTGTCCGTGCACAAGGTCATCGTAAAGAGCTCATCAATGGCCTGGAAGACATTGTCAA GGAACTCCTACTTGCATTCGAGGAGAGGTCTAAGCGGAGACCCAAGCAGCTGATCTTCTACAG GGATGGCGTAAGTGAGGGCCAATTCAAACAAGTGCTGGAACAAGAAATCCCTGAGATAGAGAAG GCATGGAAAGCTCTTTACAATGAGAAGCCAAAGATCACCTTCCTAGTGGTGCAGAAGAGGCACCACACAAGGCTCTTCCCAAACAACCCAAATGATCGCCAATGGGCGGACAAGAGTGGAAATATTCTACCTG GCACTGTTGTTGACAAGGATATCTGCCACCCAACAGAATTTGATTTCTTCCTGTGCAGCCATGCTGGGATCAAG GGAACTAGCCGTCCTGCGCATTACCATGTCCTGAGAGACGACAACAACTTCACTGCAGACGCGCTGCAGTCTCTCACATATAACCTATGCTTCTT GTATTCAAGCTGCACTCGCTCTGTGTCAATCG CTCCCCCAGCATACTACGCCCACAAGTTAGCGTTCCGCGCCCGCTTCTACGTCAACCAAGACTCTGATGCGGCGACAAGTGTCGGCTCTTATGGTTCATCAGCTccctctgctgctgctgctgctgctggtccgAAGCCGCTTCCGGAGATCAAGGGTGAACTGAGAAGGCTCATGTTCTACTGCTAG